A window from Zingiber officinale cultivar Zhangliang chromosome 7A, Zo_v1.1, whole genome shotgun sequence encodes these proteins:
- the LOC122000919 gene encoding thioredoxin 1-like — protein sequence MLSTVVDSTAVPRLPVPTARAVVISPTSSFMGPRSTRPLSHFSGLRMSAPLAMVLPPKFRKERSRDSRLVIVVCEASEATAELPVVTNSTWHSLVLESDIPVLVDFWAPWYEPCQTIEPLIVKLAKEYEGKLKCYKMNTDENPDITTQYGIRSIPTMLLFKDGEKKNAVIGAVPETTLVSLTEKFINS from the exons ATGCTCTCCACCGTGGTCGATTCCACGGCGGTGCCACGCCTTCCGGTTCCGACGGCTAGGGCCGTGGTAATATCTCCGACTAGTTCTTTCATGGGGCCCCGATCGACGAGGCCCCTTTCCCATTTCAGCGGCCTGAGGATGTCGGCTCCACTTGCAATGGTCTTGCCCCCGAAGTTTCGGAAGGAGAGATCGAGGGATTCTCGCCTCGTAATAGTGGTTTGCGAGGCCTCGGAGGCGACAGCCGAGC TTCCAGTAGTTACCAACTCAACATGGCACTCTCTTGTCCTGGAGTCAGATATCCCAGTGCTTGTAGATTTTTGGGCCCCATGGTACGAACCTTGTCAGACGATTGAGCCACTCATTGTCAAATTGGCTAAGGAATATGAAGGAAAACTCAAGTGCTATAAGATGAACACTGATGAAAACCCCGACATAACAACACAATATGGTATTCGAAGCATTCCCACCATGCTACTCTTCAAAGATGGTGAGAAGAAAAATGCTGTAATTGGAGCTGTACCAGAAACTACACTTGTTTCACTGACGGAAAAGTTTATAAATAGTTAA
- the LOC122000920 gene encoding proline dehydrogenase 1, mitochondrial-like, translated as MASATKFSAIASRALSSRRLSSSASSLSAEVPSAPLDLADTRRLFASVPTSALVRSLATLSALAAAPLVDLGTAALRASTAAKERNLLRAAVFATARATVHRHFCAGEGVEEAARTVREMWAGARLRSILDYGMEDADDGTACDRNLAGFLRAVEMAASLPIASASVCVKITAICPISLLERVSDQLRWEQRDPSFPLPWRTNSFPVLCRSSPLYLTPREPEPLSEVEEDGLQLALQRLSTICQRCVEANTPLLIDAEYTSVQPAIDYFTYKAMQEFNRSEQPIVYGTIQTYLRDAKERMVSVVEAAEEEGFSLGVKLVRGAYLTRETKSSSSMGAPSPLHASIQETHECFDSCASFMMERVSRRPGAVVLATHNVQSGQAAATKAEELRIGKDDQKLQFAQLMGMADGLSLGLKNAGFQVSKYVPFGPVEQVIPYLLRRAEENRGFLSTSSADRKFIRKELLRRLVAAVARRT; from the exons ATGGCAAGCGCCACTAAATTCTCCGCAATTGCCTCCCGCGCGCTCTCCTCCCGACGCCTCTCTTCCTCCGCCTCCTCCCTCTCCGCCGAGGTCCCGTCCGCTCCGCTCGACCTCGCCGACACCCGCCGGCTCTTCGCCTCGGTCCCCACCTCCGCCCTCGTCCGCTCCCTCGCTACCCTCTCCGCCTTGGCCGCCGCCCCGCTCGTTGACCTCGGCACCGCGGCGCTCCGGGCCTCGACGGCGGCGAAGGAGCGGAACCTCCTCCGGGCCGCCGTATTCGCCACAGCCCGCGCGACGGTGCACCGCCACTTCTGCGCCGGCGAGGGGGTCGAGGAGGCGGCCCGCACGGTGCGGGAGATGTGGGCGGGGGCGAGGCTGCGGTCGATCCTGGACTATGGGATGGAAGACGCCGACGACGGCACAGCCTGCGACCGAAACCTCGCCGGGTTCCTCCGCGCCGTCGAAATGGCGGCGTCTCTTCCGATCGCTTCC GCAAGTGTATGTGTAAAGATCACAGCTATTTGCCCCATTTCATTGCTAGAAAGAGTTAGTGATCAATTGAGATGGGAGCAAAGAGATCCATCGTTTCCACTTCCATGGAGGACTAATTCATTCCCGGTTCTTTGCCGTTCCAGTCCCCTCTATCTCACACCTCGTGAGCCAGAGCCCCTCTCAGAGGTCGAAGAGGACGGCCTCCAACTCGCCCTCCAAAGATTATCAACGATTTGCCAAAGATGCGTAGAAGCCAATACCCCTCTCCTAATTGATGCAGAGTACACGTCAGTCCAACCTGCAATCGATTACTTCACATATAAGGCAATGCAAGAGTTCAACCGCAGCGAGCAACCTATAGTGTACGGCACAATCCAGACTTACTTGAGGGATGCCAAGGAGAGGATGGTGAGCGTCGTTGAAGCTGCAGAGGAAGAGGGGTTCTCTCTAGGGGTTAAGCTTGTGAGAGGTGCCTATTTGACCAGAGAGACCAAATCGTCGTCCTCCATGGGCGCGCCATCTCCTCTACATGCGAGCATTCAAGAAACACACGAGTGCTTTGATAGTTGCGCTTCCTTCATGATGGAAAGAGTCAGCAGAAGACCCGGTGCAGTTGTTCTCGCCACCCACAATGTTCAATCTG GGCAAGCGGCTGCGACGAAGGCAGAGGAGCTGAGGATCGGAAAAGATGATCAGAAACTGCAATTCGCACAGCTGATGGGGATGGCAGATGGGCTTTCGTTGGGACTCAAGAATGCAGGTTTCCAAGTGAGCAAGTACGTGCCCTTTGGGCCGGTGGAGCAGGTCATACCTTATCTCCTTAGGAGAGCGGAGGAGAACAGAGGATTCCTTTCCACCTCTTCAGCAGACAGAAAATTCATAAG GAAGGAGCTGCTGAGAAGGCTTGTGGCAGCAGTGGCTCGAAGAACTTGA
- the LOC122000923 gene encoding 5-amino-6-(5-phospho-D-ribitylamino)uracil phosphatase, chloroplastic-like, translating into MAGCTAATSNFNLAHNLLDEIRSHKNCKKMGKKKKNGMYGFGLRPCLLTSLLVMDSRRNLASSPRDVRANASEFDVEVDDNFSGVDDDLALELGPALPASLNWLWSLSSSIDDPSPRGCRSMGFGVIFELNGVLVEGDDPELERCAWCLMCKEEGKQFPSDNELRSMEGMLTEEAISEVLGWSEDPLELQSLAARKEEIYCCLRGCDYQLRQGTMVFLSRLLDYGIPMAVVSARPRNGLEQAIKTVGLEEFFTCVVAAEDLDRGKPDPEMFKRAADLLELAPEQCIVIGNSDLSVAAATSAGMSSVVVASNKPVYEFRAASRVVRWLNELSVADLERSTNPIQRRARETHMEMD; encoded by the coding sequence ATGGCTGGTTGTACAGCTGCGACGAGCAACTTCAATCTCGCCCACAACCTGCTCGATGAAATTCGTAGCCATAAAAACTGCAAGAAgatggggaagaagaagaagaatgggaTGTATGGCTTTGGGTTGAGGCCATGCCTGCTGACGTCGTTGCTCGTTATGGACTCAAGAAGAAACCTTGCGAGCAGCCCGAGAGATGTTCGAGCAAATGCTTCAGAGTTTGATGTCGAGGTGGATGATAATTTTTCGGGAGTGGATGATGATCTAGCATTAGAGTTGGGGCCTGCACTCCCAGCTAGCCTCAATTGGCTGTGGTCGCTCTCGAGCTCGATCGATGATCCATCACCTAGAGGCTGTAGGAGTATGGGATTTGGAGTGATATTTGAACTGAATGGAGTTCTTGTGGAGGGCGATGATCCTGAATTGGAACGATGCGCTTGGTGTTTGATGTGCAAGGAAGAAGGCAAACAATTTCCGTCAGATAATGAATTAAGGTCGATGGAGGGAATGTTGACTGAAGAGGCCATCTCAGAGGTCCTCGGCTGGTCTGAAGATCCATTGGAGCTTCAAAGCTTAGCTGCACGGAAGGAAGAAATATACTGTTGTTTGCGTGGTTGTGATTATCAGTTACGACAAGGCACAATGGTGTTCTTGAGCAGACTTTTGGATTACGGGATACCTATGGCAGTGGTATCTGCACGCCCTAGAAATGGCCTTGAACAAGCCATTAAAACTGTTGGGTTGGAAGAATTCTTTACTTGTGTGGTGGCGGCAGAAGATTTAGATAGGGGGAAGCCAGATCCTGAGATGTTCAAACGTGCAGCAGATCTACTTGAGCTTGCCCCGGAACAGTGCATTGTAATTGGCAACTCAGATTTGTCGGTGGCAGCTGCCACCAGTGCCGGGATGAGTTCTGTGGTGGTGGCAAGCAATAAACCTGTCTATGAGTTCCGAGCTGCCTCGCGGGTGGTAAGGTGGCTTAATGAGCTCTCTGTTGCAGACTTGGAGAGAAGTACCAATCCAATTCAGCGAAGAGCCAGGGAAACACATATGGAGATGGATTAG